Proteins from a genomic interval of Zingiber officinale cultivar Zhangliang chromosome 1B, Zo_v1.1, whole genome shotgun sequence:
- the LOC122040488 gene encoding uncharacterized protein LOC122040488, which produces MNTIIAAVSKLKGCIRQIEELNPSGASEEDIMNRAQMLLIQDPNYSQGFKFGHVWSILQGIEKFNSDNVKAASTRKDVYSPSSPHVSSFNLNITDSDSGGTSTKQLIGVKKAKLKRKNEQQFSKMVSQNDELVAALDRSTNVAMFKEENKILFKDLNTIADPIMREFIRGEQVRIMQKRTENEKSQSIPHQGEGSRINSSQEEEQGSQDPLNGSGKFYDYFGGLLRGDFPEY; this is translated from the exons ATGAATACTATCATTGCTGCTGTTTCCAAATTGAAGGGTTGCATACGACAAATCGAAGAATTGAATCCAAGTGGAGCATCAGAAGAAGATATT ATGAATCGTGCTCAGATGTTATTAATACAAGATCCTAATTACTCACAGGGCTTCAAATTTGGACATGTGTGGAGCATTCTTCAAGGTATTGAGAAATTCAACAGTGACAACGTCAAAGCTGCATCTACAAGA AAAGATGTTTATTCACCTTCATCTCCACATGTCTCTTCGTTTAATCTTAACATCACTGATTCAGACAGTGGTGGTACTTCAACTAAACAACTTATTGGGGTGAAGAAAGCAAAACTGAAGAGAAAGAATGAACAACAATTCAGTAAAATGGTTTCACAGAATGACGAACTTGTTGCAGCGTTGGATCGAAGTACCAATGTTGCTATGTTCAAGGAagagaataaaattttattcaaagaTTTGAATACCATTGCTGATCCGATAATGCGTGAATTTATTCGCGGTGAACAAGTCAGAATTATGCAAAAGAGGACTGAAAACGAAAAATCTCAATCAATTCCACATCAAGGAGAAGGATCTAGGATCAATTCgtctcaagaagaagaacaaggatCTCAAGATCCTTTGAATGGTTCTGGTAAATTTTATGATTATTTCGGTGGTTTATTAAGAGGTGATTTTCCAGAATATTAA
- the LOC121970410 gene encoding CBS domain-containing protein CBSX3, mitochondrial-like, with product MQRAMQSLRLHGNVLKRAVLQHVRVMNPSVLPTVFTRYESVLPSRLEEHGFESTTILDILTAKGKSADGSWLWCTTDDTVYDAVKSMTQHNVGALVVVKPGEEKAIAGIVTERDYLRKIIVQGRSSKETKVGDIMTEENKLITVTPDTKVLRAMQLMTDNRIRHIPVVGEKGMIGMVSIGDVVRAVVSEHREELNRLNAYIQGGY from the exons ATGCAGAGGGCAATGCAATCACTGCGGCTGCATGGAAATGTTCTTAAACGAGCTGTTCTCCAACATGTTCGAGTCATGAACCCCTCTGTGCTACCAACTGTGTTTACCCGCTATGAGTCAGTTTTGCCATCACGTTTAGAAGAGCATGGATTTGAAAGCACAACTATCCTGGATATTCTCACAGCTAAAGGGAAGAGTGCCGATGGCTCCTGGCTGTGGTGCACAACTGATGACACTGTTTATGATGCTGTCAAATCT ATGACACAACACAATGTTGGAGCTCTGGTGGTGGTGAAACCAGGGGAAGAGAAGGCAATTGCTGGTATTGTTACTGAGAGAG ATTATCTCCGTAAAATCATTGTGCAAGGAAGATCTTCCAAGGAAACTAAAGTTGGTGACATCATGACTGAAGAG AATAAACTCATCACTGTGACTCCAGATACTAAAGTACTGCGGGCAATGCAGCTGATGACAG ACAACCGCATTAGGCACATCCCCGTGGTTGGTGAGAAAGGAATGATTGGAATGGTCTCCATTGGTGACGTTGTTCGAGCTGTGGTGAGCGAGCATCGTGAGGAGCTGAATCGCCTCAATGCTTATATACAAGGAGGATACTAA
- the LOC121970402 gene encoding uncharacterized protein At1g01500-like, producing the protein MVDQPPAEDEGLSLPQRTVRVNSGCPRGISLPPPSPSSWLEIRLFYVRVYPCAVDAVPPQVTLSYLRRDVGAVIEINSARVPSSDPTSLSLRRDRLDHDAAEVTYVSTDSVRIAEAVDFQICDDRGNLLLRGSLGRTEALLNNSSVSFDQHHSPDKNPNGWSMDCYSAASTGASAFVQSRLGIFSPSFEVYVAGCFATVPVILTQTVQLSGRRKAVRPGNLDSIPEDEETSGHQELVLRRASSSLAEETNECDLSIHERHGYYYPGGWYSEEDDGQLTWFNAGVRVGVGIGLGMCVGIGIGVGLLMRSYRATTTNFKKAILLTSF; encoded by the exons ATGGTAGATCAGCCACCGGCGGAGGACGAGGGCCTTTCTCTTCCCCAGAGGACCGTCAGAGTTAACTCCGGCTGCCCTAGAGGCATCTCCCTTCCGCCCCCTTCGCCTTCTTCGTGGCTCGAGATTCGCTTATTCTATGTCCGTGTCTACCCCTGCGCCGTCGACGCCGTTCCGCCCCAGGTTACCCTCTCCTACCTCCGTCGCGATGTGGGCGCCGTCATCGAGATCAACAGTGCACGCGTCCCCTCATCCGATCCTACCTCTCTTTCCCTCCGTCGCGATCGCCTGGACCATGACGCTGCTGAAGTAACTTATGTGAGCACTGATTCCGTGCGGATCGCCGAAGCGGTTGATTTTCAAATCTGCGATGATCGGGGCAACCTACTGCTGCGCGGTTCTCTGGGGAGGACGGAGGCGCTTCTGAACAATTCATCCGTCAGTTTCGACCAACATCATTCGCCCGATAAGAATCCAAACGGATGGAGCATGGACTGTTACTCGGCAGCTTCAACTGGAGCGTCTGCTTTCGTGCAGTCCAGACTCGGGATATTTTCACCCTCTTTTGAGGTCTATGTGGCTGGCTGTTTTGCAACGGTGCCGGTGATCTTGACGCAGACTGTGCAGCTAAGTGGCAGGAGGAAGGCTGTTAGACCTGGAAATCTTGACTCGATTCCAGAGGATGAAGAAACCTCAGGTCATCAAGAGTTAGTTCTTCGAAGGGCATCATCATCA CTTGCAGAGGAAACTAATGAATGTGATTTGAGTATACACGAAAGGCATGGCTACTACTATCCTGGAGGTTGGTACTCCGAGGAGGACGATGGGCAACTGACCTGGTTCAATGCTGGTGTAAGAGTCGGTGTTGGAATAGGATTGGGAATGTGTGTTGGAATAGGAATTGGCGTTGGACTTCTTATGCGTTCGTACCGGGCCACCACCACTAACTTCAAAAAGGCGATTCTTTTGACATCCTTCTAG
- the LOC122040495 gene encoding uncharacterized protein LOC122040495, with protein MSARYEGTSNLSSSSSEDDDIFEAHKRLITQAIYRNNQVILKHPSEESDKGKHQGSIPGHIVINRNREAADRNLFNDYFAENPTYNAAMFRRRFRMGRNLFMRIFNEVSNHDNYFVQKRDGVGKLGLSGLQKMAAAFRILAYGVPADATDEYIKIGESTAIESVKRFCRAVVEVFGGQYLRSPNANDVARLLHIGEQRGFPGMLGIAPPARYVIQGKEYNMGYYLADGIYPKWSTLVQTIQDPRGTKNKLFAMKQEACRKDVERAFGVLQSRFAIVAGPSRFWQKNILHDIMTSCIIMHNMIIEDERDMNTSIVEQGEVSSAADVDIAIDDNTRFQEFLARHEGIKNKNAQFDLRNALIEHL; from the exons ATGAGTGCTAGATATGAAGGTACATCAAATTTATCATCCTCAAGCTCTGAAGATGATGATATATTTGAAGCACACAAAAGGCTTATCACTCAAGCGATCTACCGCAACAATCAGGTCATTTTGAAACATCCGAGTGAAGAAAGCGACAAAGGCAAACATCAAGGATCTATTCCTGGTCACATAGTGATCAATCGTAATAGAGAAGCTGCTGATCGTAATCTATTCAATGATTACTTTGCCGAAAATCCTACATATAATGCTGCAATGTTTCGAAGAAGATTCCGAATGGGAAGAAATTTATTTATGCGTATTTTTAACGAGGTTAGTAATCATGATAATTATTTTGTGCAGAAAAGAGACGGAGTTGGAAAACTTGGTTTGTCAGGTTTACAAAAAATGGCAGCTGCATTTCGAATATTGGCATATGGTGTACCGGCAGACGCTACTGATGAGTACATCAAAATAGGAGAATCAACTGCCATAGAAAGCGTGAAAAGATTTTGCCGTGCTGTTGTTGAAGTATTTGGAGGTCAGTACCTGCGATCACCCAATGCTAATGATGTTGCCAGGCTTCTTCATATTGGTGAGCAACGTGGTTTTCCTGGAATGTTGG GTATTGCTCCCCCTGCTCGTTATGTCATTCAAGGAAAAGAGTACAACATGGGTTACTATTTAGCTGATGGTATATACCCAAAATGGTCTACACTTGTTCAAACAATTCAAGATCCACGTGGTACAAAGAATAAATTGTTTGCAATGAAACAAGAGGCATGTAGAAAAGATGTTGAGCGAGCATTTGGAGTACTCCAATCACGCTTTGCAATTGTTGCAGGACCTTCACGTTTTTGgcagaaaaatattttacatgatATAATGACTTCATGCATTATTATGCATAATATGATCATTGAAGATGAGCGCGATATGAATACCTCAATTGTTGAGCAAGGTGAAGTCTCGTCGGCTGCAGATGTTGATATAGCAATAGATGACAATACCCGATTTCAAGAGTTTCTTGCTAGACATGaaggaatcaaaaataaaaatgctcaatttGACCTTAGAAATGCATTAATTGAGCATTTGTGA